Below is a window of Penaeus vannamei isolate JL-2024 chromosome 30, ASM4276789v1, whole genome shotgun sequence DNA.
GCCCTCCGGTACACTCAAAATTCAGGCTTTTATCCCCAGAGAAGCTTCAAGCAGTTAAACAAGCTTACTCCGAAATGGAATGAATGGGCATCTGTCAGAAGGCATTAAGTCCCTGGGCATCTCCTCTGCACCTTGTGCAGAAACCTGTAGGCATCTGGCGGCCATGTGATGACTACAGGCATCTTAACCTGATCACGGAACCAGACCACTATCCTCTTCCTAACATGGCGGACCTTACATCCAACCTTCATGAAGCCAAGGTTTTCTCTAAGCTCGACCTCCTGAAGGGCTACTTTCTAGTACCAGTCTAACCAGAAGATATACCCAAAACAGCAGTCATTACACCTTTTGGCACTTACACCTTTAATTTCTCCACATTTGGCCTACGAAATTCAGGGGCTACCTTCCAACGCATGATGGATGGCATTCTTGGAGACCTTCCCTTTTGCGCCTGCTATGTTGATGATATCCTCATCTTCTCAGGAGACCCCAACGAACATCTCCAACACTTACGGGTCGTGTTAAAACGACTCCATAATAACGGCCTGGTGGTGCGTCAAGACAAATGTCAATTTGGTACCACATCCGTGGAATTTCTCGGGCACAAGATTTCGCCAACAGGCGTCTCACCCCTTCCAAGTAAGGTAGACGCAGTTTCACGATTTCCCCCACCAACCACTATCATAGGACTCCAAGAATTTGTTGGCATGGTAAATTACTACCATTGTTTCCTTTCAAAGATTGCACACATCATGGAACCACTTTACAACTCCCTTGCCGGCAAACCAAAGAAATTGGAGTGGGGACCTGAGCAACAAAAAGCGTTCGAGACCACCAAGATTGCCCTTGCATCAGCTATAACTCTCACCTTCCCCACACCAGGCATTCCACTTACCCTTACCACAGACGCAAGCTCCATTGCTGTTGGGGCAGTCGTTGAATAGACCATAAGGGGTAAAACACATCCTCTTGGTTTTTTCAGCAGAAAGCTACGTCAAGCAGAGGTGAGATACAGCACTTTCGACGACGAACTACTCGCTGTTTATCTTGCGGTGCGTCACTTTAAACATCTCTTAGAAGTCAGCGCATTCACCATCCTCACAGATCACCAGCCACTGGTACATGCTTTTTCCAAACCTGGTGATGCTTGGTCGGACAGACAACAGCGGCAACTCTCCAGCATCGCCGAGTTTGGCTGCTCTATCAAATATACACCAGGGAGTATGAATCCTGTAGCTGACGCACTATCAAGGGGTGGAAATAAACTCTATAAACCTCGGAATTGACTACAATGAAGTAGCAGCAGCCCAAAAGGATGACCCAGAGACTACAGAATACCACACAGCCATCACCAGCTTGCAGTGGAAAGATGTTCACATTGGAGGCGAAGGCCGCACCAATCTGTGTGATATAAGCATAGGTCGCCCACGCCCCCTTATCCCAAAATCTTTCCGCCGAAAAATCTTCAACCTCATCCATGGTCTATCACACCCGTCTGGACGAACACCTGCTCGTCTGCTAAAGGATAAATTCATCTGGCACGGAATGAACAAAGACATCAAACAGTCGGCTCGATGCTGTGTTGCCTGCCAGATGAACAAAGTAAGTCGTCACACTGAATCTGGCACAGGAGAATTTCGGCAGCCCATGCGCCGGTTTGGACATCACGTCGATGTAGTGGGACCCCTTCCACCTTCAGACGGCACTCAGAATCTATTCATTGCTACAGAGCGCTCCACCCGCTGGCCGGAGGCAATTCCCATGCAACACACCACTGCCCGAGACTGTGCAGAAGCTCTATTACACGGATGGATCAGTCGTTTTGGCGTTCCAGACGACATTACCTCGGCCCGCGGACCTGCCTTCACATCTCAACTTTGGACATCTTTAGGAGAAATGATGGGATAAACTATCCATCACACCACCTCATACAACCCAGAAGCCAACGGTATGGTGGAGCGGTCCCATCGTACTCTGAAAGCAGCGTTAATGGCGCGCTGCACTAAATCAGACTGGAAAGCTCAACTTCCCTGGGTTCTTCTCGGGATCCGAACATCCCCAAAAGAGGGATTACAAGTTTCCCCTGCTGAAATGGTGTTTGGGGAACCCCTCACTGTTCCAGGGGAGTTCTTCCCGAGTCTAGATACCCCTACAGATTCTGAGCACCTCACCAAACTACGCCATGCTGTTGAGAAGTACCGACCATGCACTCAGACGCACTCAACATCTCCTCCACAATACCTTCCCAAGCTGATCCACAGCtgcaaatatgtatttgtaaGAAATGACGCTCACAGGTCACCCCTCACCCGCCCGTACCGCGGGCCATATGCTGTCTTGGAGCGTAACCCCAAGGCATACCGTCTCAGCATTGGTGGGAAGAGCGAGTGGGTATCCATTGACCGCTTAAAGCCTGCATACCTGGAAGAAAAGGAACCTACACCAACCACGCCTCTGGCCGATAACCCAGCTCACACCGTACCTCCTTCAAATGCACCTGCCCATGTCTCACATCCTGAAGATAAACCCTTTCAAATCTCCTCGCGTTCTGGTCGACTAATTCGCCAACCCAACCGACTCGACCTCTAACAAGCCATGGATTTTCTTTCGGGGGGAGTATTGTAACATTTAAGTTACCcctaaaataacaattacataaataaagacTTTGAACAAAACAATCGCGTAAAGTGCAGTGTACACTTCAACTGAAATTTAACATTTTGTTAATTGTGTTATGTAAAAATGAAATGTTTCATAAAgacaaacaattacataaattaataatattgtttattttacataattatgTTGGTACTTTTACATAATCATCATAGCTATGTAATATGTACTTTTATTCCAAGATAAAGTTGGATTCGATTGAATACCCTTCTTGATTCCTCACAGGACGAGTAGGGAACaagacacttttccttttcttccgcttaccattatatttcttttttcagagCCCCAGCGGGATGCATGCTGCCCTCTGTTGATTACCAGTCCGTCCTGTAACATAACCCTGTATGTCTTGGATCCTAACACGCTTGCAGCCTGTTCTTTTTCAGAGCCTTCCCTTCATCCAGCCTGTGGAGTGGGGAATACCCNNNNNNNNNNNNNNNNNNNNNNNNNNNNNNNNNNNNNNNNNNNNNNNNNNNNNNNNNNNNNNNNNNNNNNNNNNNNNNNNNNNNNNNNNNNNNNNNNNNNNNNNNNNNNNNNNNNNNNNNNNNNNNNNNNNNNNNNNNNNNNNNNNNNNNNNNNNNNNNNNNNNNNNNNNNNNNNNNNNNNNNNNNNNNNNNNNNNNNNNNNNNNNNNNNNNNNNNNNNNNNNNNNNNNNNNNNNNNNNNNNNNNNNNNNNNNNNNNNNNNNNNNNNNNNNNNNNNNNNNNNNNNNNNNNNNNNNNNNNNNNNNNNNNNNNNNNNNNNNNNNNNNNNNNNNNNNNNNNNNNNNNNNNNNNNNNNNNNNNNNNNNNNNNNNNNNNNNNNNNNNNNNNNNNNNNNNNNNNNNNNNNNNNNNNNNNNNNNNNNNNNNNNNNNNNNNNNNNNNNNNNNNNNNNNNNNNNNNNNNNNNNNNNNNNNNNNNNNNNNNNNNNNNNNNNNNNNNNNNNtaatgataaaaatagcaataataattagcataataattattataactgcaataatgatgataataatgataatcatgatgataatgactctaatgacaataatcataaaaatgatgacagtaatgatatcaatgataataattatcattctctccatttacaatgaaataaaggccagaagtaataaaatcctagaagTCTAAAAAAAACCCGGCAAAatcaagccttttgagagaaaagtcgaaaaaacccttttcagtttttaatggtaattatgaggattttataattaattcaggtaagtatgactataatgataataatcataaaaaggatgccagtaatgataataatgataataataattttcattcagtccatttataatgaattgaaggccagaagtaatcaaatcccaaaagtcgaaaaacggcaaaatctcgcgtattacagccttctatgagaaacgtcgaaaaaaaacctttttcactttttaatggtaattatgaggattttaacattaattcaggtaattatgatgatttccctgctgattcctttattattgacaataatgatgataattatgatgataatgacaataataatgcaataataatgataaaaatgatagagataattataatgataatcttgagaattactgcaataatagcaatgattaactctattccaataatttccatactaaaaatggcaatacaagtaataataacatcattatcattgccattataattattattattttcattattatttctaagatcatcattattgctattatcattatataaatagttataatgatgaaaatagcaataataattagcataatgattatcataactgcaataatgatgataataataatgataatcacgatgataatgactataatgataatcatgatgataatgactataatgataataatcataaaaatgatgacagtaatgataataatgatgacaataattatcattcaattcatttataatgaaataaagtctagaagtaataaaatccccaaaaacgaaaaaacggcaaaatctcgcgtattacagccttctatgagaaacgtcgaaaaaaaacctttttcactttttaatggtaattatgaggattttaacattaattcaggtaattatgatgatttccctgctgattcctttattattgacaataatgatgataattatgatgataatgacaataataatgcaataataatgataaaaatgatagtgataattataatgataatcttgagaattactgcaataatagcaatgattaactctattccaataatgtccatACTAAAATGgcaatacaagtaataataacatcattatcattgccattataattattattattttcattattatttctaagatcatcattattgctattatcattatataaatagttataatgatgaaaatagcaataataattagcataatgattatcataactgcaataatgatgataataataatgataatcatgatgacaatgactataatgataataatcataaaaatgatgacagtaatgataataatgatgacaataattatcattcaattcatttataatgaaataaagtctagaagtaataaaatccccaaaaacgaaaaaacggcaaaatctagcgtattacagctttttgagagaaacgtcgaaaaaagacccttttcgcttttttatggtaattaggggattttaacatcaattcaggtaattatgatgatattcatgatgattcctttattattgacaataaagatgataattatgataatgacaatgataatgacaataataatgataataattataaagtcataattataatgataatcttgataattactgcaataatagcaataattaactctattccaataatttccatactaataatggtaataaaaataataataacatcattatcattgttttcataattattaatattgtcattattatttctaagatcattat
It encodes the following:
- the LOC138867503 gene encoding uncharacterized protein gives rise to the protein MVERSHRTLKAALMARCTKSDWKAQLPWVLLGIRTSPKEGLQVSPAEMVFGEPLTVPGEFFPSLDTPTDSEHLTKLRHAVEKYRPCTQTHSTSPPQYLPKLIHSCKYVFVRNDAHRSPLTRPYRGPYAVLERNPKAYRLSIGGKSEWVSIDRLKPAYLEEKEPTPTTPLADNPAHTVPPSNAPAHVSHPEDKPFQISSRSGRLIRQPNRLDL